The nucleotide window CGGCGTACGCGTGTTGGTCGAAGCGTTCCGTGTCGATCGACCCCGGCGCGACGACGTTTGCCCGCACGCCCAGCCTGCCGTAGTCGAAGGCGATGCCGCGCATCAGCCCGAGGAGTCCCGCCTTGGCCGCCGCCACCGCCGCGCTGTCCTTCCGCACGCCGAACGCGGCCATGCCCGAGATGGCGATGATGCTCCCCGATCCCGCCTCCACCATGTGCGGAAGCGCAGCCCGCGAAAGGTAGAAGGCCGCGTCCAGGTCAACGCCCATGACGCGACGCCACTCGTCGTTGGTGAACTCCGTGATCGGCTTGTGCGGGCGTACCGCCGCGTTGTGCACAAGCACCCCCACCGGCCCCAGCGCCGCCGATACCTCGTCCATCATCCGGTCCACCCGCTCCGGGTCCGACACGTCGGCCAGCACAGGAAAAGCCCGCCCGCCCCGGTCCTCGATAAGCCTGGCAACTTCCTCGACATTCTCCCGGTTCTGCAACCCATTGACCGCCACGCTCGCGCCCTCGGCCGCCAGCCCCAGCGCAATAGCCCGCCCAATGTTCCGCCCAGCCCCGGTAACCAGCGCCACCTTGCCCTCAAGCTTCAAAACAGCCCCCATCCACTCCGACATGCGACCCGCCCATTATGCCCATCGCCACCCGCCCCCTCAACCCGCCTCTCCCAGTCGCGTCACTCCTCCACCCTCTCCCGCGTCATTCCTGCGAAGGCAGGAATCCAGAGGCACGGCGCCTCCACCCACAACCCCCGTCGCACCTGCCATTCCCCTGAAACCCCGCCGTAGGGGCGGTTCGCGAACCGCCCGTCCCGCAGCAGCGGGACCCCCTCCGCCCCCAGCAGCGCTTGCCAGACCCACACCCTCTGCGGTCGTCCCTGCGCAGCCAGGAACCCCCACGTACCTGCCCACCCTGACACAACCCCATAGCGCGCAACGAGCCGCCCGAGCTACCCTCACTCCATGACAAACGCACCCAGCCCCATCCATCACGACAACAGGGGCCGCGCAACCACCGCCGGCCCCGCAAAAGCACACCAAAACTGCAACAAAATGCAGTCTTTTGTAACTCGTAGGCGGCTCGTCAAGGCTCAACACGCCCAGGGCGTGTTCAATCGAGTCGTATCTGTAGAGGGCAGTTTCGTAGGGGATCGTTCTGCAAAAAGAACACTGAAGCGACTCGAATCGAATCGAATAAAGCCGGCCGTGGAAGGTCGCCAGCTACGCCCGGGTCCCCGCAGTGTCGGCCGTCGTGCGAGACACGTTGATGACGCCCTTGATCCCGTCCAGCCGCGTGAACAGCCGCGAGAGCTGCGCCACCCCCGTCGTGTACAG belongs to Chloroflexota bacterium and includes:
- a CDS encoding SDR family oxidoreductase, with the protein product MSEWMGAVLKLEGKVALVTGAGRNIGRAIALGLAAEGASVAVNGLQNRENVEEVARLIEDRGGRAFPVLADVSDPERVDRMMDEVSAALGPVGVLVHNAAVRPHKPITEFTNDEWRRVMGVDLDAAFYLSRAALPHMVEAGSGSIIAISGMAAFGVRKDSAAVAAAKAGLLGLMRGIAFDYGRLGVRANVVAPGSIDTERFDQHAYAAGQPAVVVPDDASRRQNIPMARLGTPEEVAAACVFLASDDAGYTTGQTLHVGGGMYME